The window TGGCGCCCCCACCGGCGTGATCGCCGGATACGGCGCGAACACGGGCCCGGCCAACGCCACGACGACCACCACCGCAGCCACCGCCGTCAACGGCACAACCCGGGCGCGCGGCGTCATGCCGACCTCCGACGAGTTGCCACGGGGAAAACATGCGGGGTCATGTCAGCCTCTTGCGGGTAGTGACCGTGCCGGCGATGTCGGCGGCGACCATGCCGAGCAGGGTGACGGTGCCGAGGACCATGGCCACGGCCTGCGCGACCGGCAGATCACCGCCGCGCACCGAGGTGACCAGCAGCGCGCCGATCCCGGGATAGCCGTAGACCAGCTCGACCAGCACCGCGCCGCCGACCATCGAGGTGGCCGTGACCGCCCAGACCTGGGCCGCGGTCGGCAGGATCGCGGGCAGCACGGCTTGCCGGAAGACCGTCGCCGCGGCGACCCCGTTCAGGCGGAGGAACTCCACGTGCGGTGCCTTCAGGGCGGTCACGGTCGCCGCCCTGATGATCCGGGCGGCGTAGGCGAGGCTGACGATCACCAGACTGGCCACCGGCAGGACCAGCACCTCCGGGTGCGCCAGCGGGCTGTCCCCCGCCGGTACGAGCGAGACCGCGGGAAAGAGGCCGAGGCCGATGGCGAGGGTGGTCACCAGCACGGCGGCGATGACGAACTCCGGCACGGAGACGGTGAGCAGCAGCGCGGCCGATCCGGCCCGGTCGGCCGCCGATCCCCGGCGGGCACCGAGCAGGACCCCGACCAGCAGGGACAGCGGGATCACTACGACGACCGCGGTGGCGGTGAGGACCGCCGAGTTGGCGAGCCGGCCCGCTACCATGCCGGCCACCGGTTGCCCCGTCGCGGAGGTGCCGAGATCGCCGCGGGCCAGGCCGGCCGCCCACTCCTGGTAGCGGTCGAGCACCGGCCGGTCGAGCCCCAGCCGCTCCCGGGCCTGCTCGATTTGCTGCGGCGAGGCTCCGGGACCGAGCCTCGCCGTCACCGGGTCGCCGGGCAGCACGTCGGTGCCGACGAAGACCACCAGGGAGAGCAGCATCAGGAGCAGGACCACCGAGCCGGCCCGGCCGG is drawn from Micromonospora sp. Llam0 and contains these coding sequences:
- a CDS encoding ABC transporter permease; translated protein: MRPARYVAGRAGSVVLLLMLLSLVVFVGTDVLPGDPVTARLGPGASPQQIEQARERLGLDRPVLDRYQEWAAGLARGDLGTSATGQPVAGMVAGRLANSAVLTATAVVVVIPLSLLVGVLLGARRGSAADRAGSAALLLTVSVPEFVIAAVLVTTLAIGLGLFPAVSLVPAGDSPLAHPEVLVLPVASLVIVSLAYAARIIRAATVTALKAPHVEFLRLNGVAAATVFRQAVLPAILPTAAQVWAVTATSMVGGAVLVELVYGYPGIGALLVTSVRGGDLPVAQAVAMVLGTVTLLGMVAADIAGTVTTRKRLT